One segment of Leucoraja erinacea ecotype New England chromosome 7, Leri_hhj_1, whole genome shotgun sequence DNA contains the following:
- the LOC129698556 gene encoding gamma-crystallin S-like → MGKITFYEERNFLGRHYECSTDCSDFRTSLSCCNSIKVESGAWAVYEQPNFTGNLYVVTKNEYSDYKHWMGINHQIASCHKIQQADASVYKLRICNKGDYETQTIEYSDDCPSVFDQFHIYNIDSCIILEGAWVFYEHPNYRGRQYLLEQGAYEKAGDWGASTSKVQSFHRIIE, encoded by the exons ATGGGGAAA ATCACTTTCTATGAGGAGAGAAACTTTCTGGGTCGTCACTATGAATGTAGCACCGATTGCTCAGATTTCCGCACATCCTTGTCCTGCTGTAATTCAATTAAAGTAGAAAGTGGAGCGTGGGCAGTGTATGAACAGCCCAATTTTACTGGAAACTTGTATGTGGTTACCAAAAATGAATATTCTGATTATAAGCACTGGATGGGAATCAATCACCAGATTGCTTCATGTCACAAAATCCAGCAA GCAGATGCAAGCGTTTACAAGCTCAGAATCTGCAACAAGGGTGATTATGAAACTCAAACAATCGAATATTCAGATGACTGTCCATCTGTGTTTGACCAATTCCATATTTATAATATTGACTCCTGCATCATCCTGGAAGGTGCGTGGGTATTCTATGAACATCCAAATTACCGTGGCAGGCAATACCTCCTTGAGCAGGGTGCCTATGAGAAAGCTGGAGACTGGGGAGCATCCACTTCGAAAGTGCAGTCTTTTCATCGTATCATTGAGTAG